DNA from Macrobrachium rosenbergii isolate ZJJX-2024 chromosome 21, ASM4041242v1, whole genome shotgun sequence:
tatatatatatatatatatatatatatatagacataatatatatgtatatatatatatatatatatatatatatatatatactctatatatatatatacatacatacatatacaaataaactcCTGCCATCTAAGAACATTTCTCCCACACACAAAGTATCCTTCGAAAGCAGCAGAGCGCAGGATTCCTGGAAACCTTCAGGAAACTACAGCGAACTGCctccacacttacacacacacagagagagagagagagaggcgagaggaGGTTACGATTCATATATTCCATCGGCGACATGTACATTCACAGTCAGACGATGAAGAATGCGAGGTAAATTACGGATAATAACACGGAGGCACCTGCCTTAACGTTAAACACGCTCTTTTACGACTTTAATGCCCCGTCGTAATTGCTCTTACTCCATTATTCTAATTACGTATTTGCATAAAAAGGATCATGTGGAGGAGACCCGGACCTGCATAAtcagggggaggaagggagaaagaagagggggagggggaggagggggagaggtgaaGGAGGTGATGGAGGAGTATGAGGTGGGAAGGAGTGCggttgaaggaaggaagagaagaagaaaagagaactgAGAAATAAGAATAGAATcaatggaggaggaagggaaaaagagcggaggaggaggaggatgaggaagaagggagaaagaggaggaggaggaggaggaggaggaggaggaggaggaggaggtggaggagtatGAGGTGGGAAGGGGTGCGGttgaagggaggaagaggagaagaaaagagatgaagaagaaaagagaattgaGAAATAGGAATAGAATCAATGGAGGCAGAAGggaaaaagagaggaggaggaggaggaggaggaggaggaggaggaggaaggagtgtgattgcaggaagaaagaggaataagaaaagagaatataaaaataagaatagattaagaagaagaggaggaggaggaggtgtagtTGAAGGAGGAAAGAAGacgaacaagaaaaaaagagaattgagAAGTAAGAACAGAATGAGAAGGAAGATCTGGAACAGTCGAAAACTTAAATTGTAATATATTTGACTTCTTGGAAGAGTGAatggaagataaaaaataataacaataattaagagGAGTAgaataataaagacaataaaaaatacaactaatgaggagaagaagagaatgagaagaaacagaaaacaagaggTATGGAAGGCTACAgggcgagggggagggggtagggggaggtggagaaggatgagga
Protein-coding regions in this window:
- the LOC136849411 gene encoding U1 small nuclear ribonucleoprotein 70 kDa-like; amino-acid sequence: MRHNLAEKKKKKKEEEEEEEEEGGGGGGGGGGGGGEEEEEEEEEEKDHVEETRTCIIRGRKGERRGGGGGGGEVKEVMEEYEVGRSAVEGRKRRRKEN